In Cervus elaphus chromosome 5, mCerEla1.1, whole genome shotgun sequence, the following proteins share a genomic window:
- the MIEF2 gene encoding mitochondrial dynamics protein MID49, which translates to MAEFSQNRSKRRDGEVLGGAVDFLLANARLVLGVGGAAVLGIATLAVKRLIDRATSPRDEDDAKGDAPCLEDSWQDLSLLKATPRLQSRPPPAALSQPVPPPAPSLSAPEGPADTGPQTSPQLSSPAPPLCLTFQEKLLAFERDHVTMPGAHMSLAKQLAGDIALELQAYLRNKFPDLPFGALVPGGPLYEGLQAGAADPVRLLVPLALEPGLWSLVAGLDTVAQDPRCWAVRRTQLEFRPRGSSPWDRFLVGGYLSSRVLLELLRKALTASVNWPAIGSLLGCLIRPRVASDELLLEVQHECLELTVAVLLTVAGAQDGDLLLAWPLEGLAGNLWLQDWYPAEAARLRALDEQDAGTRRRLLLLLCTVCRGHPALWRLGRDRLAQVVLHLGEQEADWAEEALGEHFLQALELLLGSVERASLPSHFNRGVNLLDGLREEEIDDLGFALYRGLQAPEGLL; encoded by the exons ATGGCGGAATTCTCCCAGAATCGGAGCAAGCGGCGTGACGGCGAGGTGCTGGGCGGCGCTGTAGACTTCCTCCTGGCCAATGCCCGCCTGGTGCTGGGAGTGGGTGGGGCTGCGGTGCTGGGCATTGCCACCCTGGCCGTGAAGCGG CTCATCGACAGGGCCACCAGCCCCCGGGACGAGGACGACGCCAAGGGGGATGCCCCATGCCTGGAGGACAGCTGGCAGGACCTGAGCCTGCTCAAGGCCACGCCACGCCTCCAGTCCCGGCCCCCGCCCGCTGCCCTCAGCCAGCCGGTGCCGCCTCCGGCCCCCTCACTCTCTGCCCCAG AAGGGCCCGCTGACACAGGGCCCCAGACATCACCTCAGCTCAGCTCGCCGGCACCGCCGCTGTGTCTGACGTTCCAGGAGAAGCTGCTGGCTTTTGAGCGGGACCACGTGACCATGCCAGGGGCTCACATGTCTCTGGCCAAGCAGTTGGCAGGTGACATTGCCCTGGAACTGCAGGCCTACCTGCGGAACAAGTTCCCAGACCTGCCCTTTGGGGCGCTCGTGCCCGGCGGGCCGCTCTATGAGGGGCTGCAGGCGGGGGCTGCCGACCCTGTGCGGCTCCTGGTGCCCCTGGCACTGGAGCCAGGCctgtggagcctggtggctgGCTTGGACACTGTAGCCCAAGACCCTCGCTGCTGGGCTGTGCGTAGGACTCAGCTGGAGTTCCGTCCCCGTGGGAGCAGCCCCTGGGACCGCTTTCTGGTGGGTGGCTACCTCTCCTCCCGGGTCCTGCTGGAGCTGCTCCGCAAGGCCCTGACCGCCTCCGTCAACTGGCCAGCCATCGGCAGCCTCCTCGGGTGTTTGATTCGGCCACGTGTGGCCTCGGATGAGCTGCTGCTGGAGGTGCAGCACGAGTGCCTGGAGCTCACCGTGGCTGTGCTGCTGACTGTGGCCGGAGCCCAGGATGGAGACCTCTTGCTGGCCTGGCCCCTGGAGGGGCTGGCCGGGAACCTCTGGCTGCAGGACTGGTACCCAGCTGAGGCTGCCCGGCTGCGGGCCCTCGATGAGCAGGACGCTGGGACCCGCCgtcggctgctgctgctgctctgcacTGTCTGCCGAGGTCACCCAGCTCTGTGGCGGCTGGGCCGGGACCGCCTGGCTCAGGTGGTTCTGCACCTGGGTGAGCAGGAGGCTGACTGGGCCGAGGAGGCCCTGGGGGAGCACTTCCTGCAGGCCCTGGAGCTGCTGCTCGGCAGTGTGGAGCGGGCCAGCCTGCCCAGCCACTTCAACCGTGGCGTGAACCTCCTGGATGGCCTGCGGGAGGAAGAGATCGACGACCTGGGCTTTGCGCTGTACCGTGGCCTACAGGCCCCCGAGGGACTGCTCTAG